The Paenibacillus pabuli DNA segment AAATGGTAACGTCAACAGATGAAACATCCAAGTACTCCAGCACCTCCCGGACGGTCTCCTCGTAATGTTGTATAAAATCCTCGTATACAATCGTTAAAGGAACGATGCCCGACTCAGAAAGAAAATCTTCTATTGCAGCTTCACACATACTGCTCTCAACAAGCAGATGTTTAATAGCATCAAAATGGTATTGGTCTGCAATATTTTGCTGTCCAGCCTGAGCACCATGCTGTCGATGCCACTCACCTGAAACAATGGCCCGCCACCAGGACACAGCCAATCTCACTTTGTTCCGACGTGTCATGTAAATATGCTTCGTGCAGTTAGGGAAACCGGTACTCCATACTTCCGCCCTCGGCGTTTCGGGTGGCAAGTGATACAGGCAGCGAATGGCATCGATCCAACGTTGTTCAAAATTGATCTTGATACCGAATACGCCATTCGGCGTTGTTCCCATCTCCCAGATCTGCTCCAGATCTGCACATTTCAATGTTTCTGGACTCTTCTGTTGAAAATGCAGCCATTCACCGGGTTTGCCTGCTATGCCTGTTGAACTTAATGCTTCACTGAGCAGTGTACTGCCTGTGCGTTGGGAAAACCAAATCGTATAACTTTGAGATGGTTGCTTCATACGTTTACCTCTCTTTCTTCCCTCAGGATATAAAATGAATAGAAGCTAATAGCCTATAAGATCTCCTTTCCATGTGAACCAATGGGCGGAATGCATGCAAAAAAGCCATAGATGAACTGATGTTCATCTACAGCTTTGTATCAACAAGAGAACCATATGAAATCAAAATCGTTTCCCGGATTTCTCCTCTGCATCGCAATAATGAATAGCGTCCACAACAGGGGCTGCACAAGCACGACTGTCCACACGCTGACATTATTCCTTCGGGCAGTACCTATGCACATGCTTATTCAGTTATTGATCTCAAATCCCCTAATGGCATGAACATCGTTATCTACCCACCCGTTACACATATTTGTTGTTTATTGTATTCGCTCAACCCTATAACGTCAAGAACATTTTTACTGAACTGTTATTTCCTACATATTGATCATCATATGCGTTCAGATTAACGATCATCCCCCAGATTAGGAATCGTTCTGAACACAAACGTATCCATTCTTCCTGGAATAGTTAACGTTATCTAACCATTGAAAGTTGCCGTTTCTCAAAAAAAGACGCTGGTAAGGACACCAAAAAAAACCGCTAACTTATCTATAATAAGTAGCGGCGTCAACATTTTTTTAGACAAATCACGAACGATGGATTTGTTTCTTAATGTAAAACGTCTCCATCACTTGCATAATCGACTCGCTTTTAATAGGTTTGCTTACATAGGCATCCATGCCGGCCTTCAAGCAATTATCCATGTCCCCTCTTACGGCATTTGCAGTAACCGCGATAATGTATGGGCATGCTTCAGGGTCCACAAGTTCCTTAATTGCTTTGGTTGCTTCAAATCCATCAAGCCGCGGCATATGCACATCCATAAATACGATATCATATGCATTGCGTTTGACAGCTTCAACAGCCTCCACGCCGTCCACGACATGATCTACAAAATGTCCCTTTTTCTCAATCATCCGGCTAAGGACAAGCTGATTGACCTCATTGTCTTCCGCAATCAGAATGCGTAGGGGAGTACTTCTGTTCTTTTTTTGAAGTTGATCAAAAGAGTTGCCACTTTCATCGTTGTTTAATTTGAAAGAGGCTGTAAAAATAAATGTTGTACCAGGTTCATCCGATTCCTCGATCCAGATATCACCCTGCATTAACTCTACCAGCTTCTTGCTGATTGCCAGCCCCAGACCGGTCCCTTGAGGTTTACGGGTCATAAAGTTATCCAACTGGTAGAACGGCTCAAACAATTGCTGTCTTTTCTCTGCTGGAATCCCTATACCCGAATCCTTCACCTTAAAATGCAGAAGCATAGTATTGCTGCACTGCTCCTTAACCCCGACTTCAATTTCCACGCTGCCCTCTGGCGTAAATTTGACCGCATTGCCGATGATGTTGGTAAGTACTTGTTTCAAACGGTAAGCATCGCCATAGAGCGGAGTCGGGATGGCCTCATCCAGACATAAACGAATATCAAGCTCCTTTTCACGAGCAAGTGGTTTCACGATCTGCACGGTCTCTGTCACGATTTCTCCAAGATCAAAAGGATCGTCTACCAGATCGGTTTTACCTGATTCAATTTTCGAGAAATCCAGAATGTCATTAATGATGGCCAATAAGGAATCTCCGCTCTTCTGAATAATATGAATATATTCCTTTTGCTCCCCGCTAAGTCCTGGGGTATCCAGAAGTAAGTCCGTCATACCGATGACCCCGTTCATGGGTGTACGAATTTCATGGCTCATCATCGCCAAAAATTCACTTTTGGCCTTGTTCATTCGCTCGGCTGTCTCTTTGGCTACCAGCAGCTTTTTCTGTTCCGTAATATCTTTTGCAATCAGATAGAACCCGACATTGGTCTTGTTGATAATGATCGGAGCAAGCGTAGCGAGCACTTCTGTCTCACTACCATCCGTGTGGCGCACGGCGTTAATTTCCTTTTCAGCCAGCTCGTAGTTGCTGCGTAGGATCAAACCTAGATTAACAACCCCAATAAACCTGCTTATGCTTGTACCAATCATATCTGCCACAGGACAACCCGTCATCTTCACCGCAACAGGATTGGCATTCATGATGTGGCCGTCCATGTTAAATGAGATAATGGCATCATGATTGTATTTCTTAAGGGAAGTGTAACGTTCCACGGATTCCTGCAGCTTAAATTCGATGAGTTTCCGTTCGGTGATGTCCTGCAATGTGCCATTTAACTGTACCGGCTGGTGATGTTCATCAAACGTAAGCAGCCCGCGCAAATGAAGATATTTCTCACTTCCATCAGAGCGTATGTGTTTGTATTCGAAATCAAGGGGTTCCCCTTGCTTAACCCAACTGATTCTTTCTTGCAAGGCTGCTGCTTCCGCGGGATTCATCACCCTAAGAACATCCCTTGCCCGGTAGCGTTTATGTGTGCGTTCAAGCTCAAAAATCTCATGCACCTGATCTGAAATGGCAATTTGGTCGTTGACCATATCCCATTCCCAACTGCCAATCATCGCAATGCGTTCAGCCTCTGCACTGATGTCTTCATGTTTCTTTCGTTCAGATATGTCTCGTCCAACGGCTAGTATCTGCCGTTCTTGCTCAGCATCCTCAATAATCTTGTATGTGGTCTCGAACCATAGATAATGTCCATCCTTATGGCGAACTCTGACATTCAGCATATTCCCTTTAGTCAAATCCATGTGTGAGATCCCTTCCAGATCTACCGGATGGAAATATGCATTGTTATTCTGCCCAATGATGTCTTCTGGAGAGTAACCCAGCAGATCTTGAACCGAAGGAGAGCAGAATCGGCAAACCCCTTCGAAATTGGCAATGTAGATGATCTCCTGCGCATTATCCGAAAT contains these protein-coding regions:
- a CDS encoding Stf0 family sulfotransferase gives rise to the protein MKQPSQSYTIWFSQRTGSTLLSEALSSTGIAGKPGEWLHFQQKSPETLKCADLEQIWEMGTTPNGVFGIKINFEQRWIDAIRCLYHLPPETPRAEVWSTGFPNCTKHIYMTRRNKVRLAVSWWRAIVSGEWHRQHGAQAGQQNIADQYHFDAIKHLLVESSMCEAAIEDFLSESGIVPLTIVYEDFIQHYEETVREVLEYLDVSSVDVTISPPAFDPIADEISEQWVQRFREDCQKGWENTRW
- a CDS encoding PAS domain S-box protein; its protein translation is MQVQKVDHHELFEQIYNQAPIGIALVAPSGQWMKVNPSFCCMMGYTSEELMNLSYQDITHPDDSPQDVIYACDLFEGRSKEYKYEKRYIKKSGDVLWISLHISLARDETTEEPLYFICHIVDITDRKMSEQKLLHSEEMFKLISDNAQEIIYIANFEGVCRFCSPSVQDLLGYSPEDIIGQNNNAYFHPVDLEGISHMDLTKGNMLNVRVRHKDGHYLWFETTYKIIEDAEQERQILAVGRDISERKKHEDISAEAERIAMIGSWEWDMVNDQIAISDQVHEIFELERTHKRYRARDVLRVMNPAEAAALQERISWVKQGEPLDFEYKHIRSDGSEKYLHLRGLLTFDEHHQPVQLNGTLQDITERKLIEFKLQESVERYTSLKKYNHDAIISFNMDGHIMNANPVAVKMTGCPVADMIGTSISRFIGVVNLGLILRSNYELAEKEINAVRHTDGSETEVLATLAPIIINKTNVGFYLIAKDITEQKKLLVAKETAERMNKAKSEFLAMMSHEIRTPMNGVIGMTDLLLDTPGLSGEQKEYIHIIQKSGDSLLAIINDILDFSKIESGKTDLVDDPFDLGEIVTETVQIVKPLAREKELDIRLCLDEAIPTPLYGDAYRLKQVLTNIIGNAVKFTPEGSVEIEVGVKEQCSNTMLLHFKVKDSGIGIPAEKRQQLFEPFYQLDNFMTRKPQGTGLGLAISKKLVELMQGDIWIEESDEPGTTFIFTASFKLNNDESGNSFDQLQKKNRSTPLRILIAEDNEVNQLVLSRMIEKKGHFVDHVVDGVEAVEAVKRNAYDIVFMDVHMPRLDGFEATKAIKELVDPEACPYIIAVTANAVRGDMDNCLKAGMDAYVSKPIKSESIMQVMETFYIKKQIHRS